A single region of the Deltaproteobacteria bacterium genome encodes:
- a CDS encoding F0F1 ATP synthase subunit alpha encodes MQIRAAEISDVIRDQIKEYEKQLEVRETGFVLSAGDGIARIYGLERVAAGELIEFPHGIYGIVLNLEEDNVGTAIMGEQQAIKEGDEVKRTGRIAEVPAGEGLLGRVVNALGHPVDGKGPVKAAASRRIELKAPGIVVRQPVREPLQTGLKAIDAMIPIGRGQRELIIGDRQTGKTALALDTIINQRGGDVQCFYVAIGQKRSTVAQVVDKLARFGAMDYTTVVLASASDPAPMQFIAPYSGCSMGEYFRDSGRHALVIYDDLSKHAAAYRQLSLLLRRPPGREAYPGDVFYLHSRLLERAAKMNDTRGGGSLTALPVIETQAGDVSAYIPTNVISITDGQIFLESDLFYSGVRPAVNVGISVSRVGGAAQVKAMKKVAGPLRLELAQYREMAAFAQFGSDLDAATRRQLDRGERLVEVMKQGQFTPLPVEKQIAIIYAATNGHLDALPVPAIRRYEPELYAFLEAKHPAALKLLAEKRELTDDVKAKLDAALADFARLFKA; translated from the coding sequence ATGCAGATCCGCGCGGCGGAAATCAGCGACGTCATCCGCGACCAGATCAAGGAGTACGAGAAGCAGCTCGAGGTGCGGGAGACCGGCTTCGTGCTCTCTGCGGGCGACGGCATCGCCCGCATCTACGGGCTCGAGCGGGTCGCGGCGGGCGAGCTGATCGAGTTCCCGCACGGCATCTACGGCATCGTGTTGAACCTCGAGGAAGACAACGTCGGCACCGCCATCATGGGCGAGCAGCAGGCCATCAAGGAGGGCGACGAGGTCAAGCGCACCGGCCGCATTGCGGAGGTGCCGGCCGGCGAGGGTCTCCTCGGGCGGGTGGTCAACGCGCTCGGGCACCCGGTCGACGGCAAGGGGCCCGTCAAGGCGGCGGCCAGCCGGCGCATCGAGCTGAAGGCCCCGGGCATCGTCGTCCGCCAGCCGGTCAGGGAGCCGCTGCAGACGGGCCTCAAGGCCATCGACGCGATGATCCCGATCGGGCGCGGCCAGCGCGAGCTCATCATCGGCGATCGCCAGACCGGAAAGACCGCCCTCGCGCTCGACACGATCATCAACCAGCGCGGGGGCGACGTGCAGTGCTTCTACGTCGCGATCGGCCAGAAGCGCTCGACCGTCGCCCAGGTGGTCGACAAGCTGGCGCGCTTCGGGGCCATGGACTACACGACGGTGGTCCTCGCCTCGGCCTCGGACCCCGCCCCGATGCAGTTCATCGCGCCCTACAGCGGGTGCAGCATGGGTGAGTACTTCCGCGACAGCGGTCGCCACGCCCTGGTGATCTACGACGACCTCTCGAAGCACGCGGCCGCCTACCGCCAGCTCTCGCTGCTGCTGCGGCGCCCGCCCGGCCGCGAGGCGTACCCGGGCGACGTCTTCTACCTCCACTCCCGCCTGCTCGAGCGCGCCGCCAAGATGAACGACACGCGCGGCGGCGGGTCGCTCACGGCGCTCCCGGTGATCGAGACCCAGGCCGGCGACGTGTCGGCGTACATCCCGACCAACGTGATCTCGATCACCGACGGCCAGATCTTTCTCGAGTCGGACCTCTTCTACTCGGGCGTGCGGCCGGCGGTGAACGTGGGCATCTCGGTGTCGCGCGTGGGCGGCGCCGCCCAGGTGAAGGCGATGAAGAAGGTGGCGGGCCCGCTCCGCCTCGAGCTCGCGCAGTACCGCGAGATGGCCGCCTTCGCCCAGTTCGGCTCCGACCTCGACGCGGCGACGCGCCGGCAGCTCGACCGGGGCGAGCGGCTCGTCGAGGTGATGAAGCAGGGACAGTTCACGCCGCTGCCGGTCGAGAAGCAGATCGCGATCATCTACGCCGCCACCAACGGCCACCTCGATGCCCTTCCCGTGCCGGCCATCCGGCGCTACGAGCCGGAGCTCTACGCGTTTCTCGAGGCGAAGCACCCGGCGGCATTGAAGCTCCTGGCGGAAAAGCGCGAGCTCACCGACGACGTGAAGGCGAAGCTCGACGCGGCGCTCGCGGATTTCGCGCGCCTCTTCAAAGCCTAG
- the atpH gene encoding ATP synthase F1 subunit delta, producing MGGRRLAKRYARALFSLTRDALIPTAEELGRVAAVLEEPRLKLVLRSPAVDASARLRIARQAAAALGLTPAVGNLLCLLAERDRLDVLPDVASVFEQLVDDALGRARALIRSATPLSGAEKNDLVELARRLTGRREVLATTEVDAELLGGVVLDIDGTVYDGSLRAQLVRLSKQMAEGRA from the coding sequence GTGGGCGGCCGTCGGCTCGCCAAGCGGTACGCCCGTGCGCTGTTCTCGCTGACGCGCGACGCGCTCATCCCGACGGCGGAGGAGCTCGGGCGCGTGGCCGCCGTGCTCGAGGAGCCGCGCCTGAAGCTCGTCCTGCGAAGCCCGGCGGTCGATGCGAGCGCGCGGCTCCGCATCGCGCGTCAGGCGGCGGCCGCACTCGGCCTCACGCCGGCCGTCGGCAACCTGCTCTGCCTGCTGGCGGAGCGCGATCGTCTGGACGTCCTGCCCGACGTCGCCTCCGTCTTCGAGCAGCTGGTCGACGACGCGCTCGGCCGCGCGCGCGCGCTGATCCGGTCGGCGACGCCCCTCAGCGGGGCCGAGAAGAACGACCTCGTCGAGCTCGCCCGGCGGCTGACCGGGCGGCGCGAGGTGCTGGCCACGACGGAGGTGGATGCAGAGCTCCTCGGGGGCGTGGTGCTCGACATCGACGGCACGGTGTATGACGGGAGCCTCAGGGCGCAGCTCGTCCGCCTGAGCAAGCAGATGGCCGAGGGTCGCGCCTAG